The sequence TATTGAAATCTTAACTGAAAAGTCGTCAGTATTTGTTGCTCGTGTAGCCTTCGGCGAGGGGCGAGGGGCGGATATCTCCACCGGAAGCGTCGCCCCCCTTTTCCCTCCGGAAAGGAAGTGTGACCCTGCTTTGTGAGGAATTTGTCGCCTGGGACTGCGCGCGCACGGCCTCCTCCGGAGTGGCGCCAGCTCAGCCGGCCGTTGGCGGTCGTCACCAGCTTGCGTTGGCTTCCACCTTGGAAGACTCAGGGCAGACGGAGTCAGTTACCCCGAAAGGTACAGCTTTTCTTTAGAAATTCGTAAGAACTAAGGGTCGTCGGTTTCGTTGgctttttcgttttgttttaaaGTGCCCCGGGGTGGCGGGggtggcggggggtggggtggcaggGTGGCGTCCTAGCCGGCGTGTACCGGCCGCCATGTACCCGGCCGCCATTCCGCGTGTACTGGCCTCAGGCCTCGAGCTAAGGTTCTCCGGCCTAGCGGCCCGCGGCCACCCGCGGCTTTGAGGCTGGACGGCTCACGGTGCGGGGCGGGCGGGCCTTCTTGGTGGCCGCAATAAATTGCGGTTATGGCAGAGTTGAAACCGACAGGGACATAGCGGCCGGGATTTCCACACGTTTTTCTCAatgtggggtgttttgttttgtttttttaaaggggcTATTACGATGGAACAAACTTTTGCGGATGCTTTGGAGCGGACAGATGATATTATTGAGACTGTCCAGCAGCACCCCCCTCCCTTGAGACCCACGCCTAGTGGGGAGAAATCTCTTCATGAAAAGCTCTATGACATTTATGTTGAGGAATGTGGAAAAGAGCCGGAGGTAGAGGGTCTCAGAAGCAATGTCAACTTGCTGGAGAAGCTGATGAAGAAAGAGCCGTTGCCATGTTTAGTGGTCAACCTGTACCCTGAAAATCAGGGTTATTCTCTCATGCTCAAGGACAAAGATGGAGTCCTTGTAGAGCCCTTTCCAGTGCCTTATGTCGGAAAGAAACTGCTCGAATATTTGGATGCCGAAGAGTTACCTTCTCTTCTGATTGATATCCTGGAAAAGTCTCCTGTGAATGTTTTTCACCATGGCTGTGTCATAGCAGAAATCCGAGACTACAGACAGTGCAGAGACAACATTTACCCTCCTGGGGAGCTTTGTGCAGAGCCCGCTGTGTCACCCGCTGAGTCTTCTGCTGAGTCTTCTGCTGCTTACCAAACACGGCATGTTTTATTGCGTCCCACGATGCAGTCTCTAGTAAGTGATGTGGAGTCCATAACAAGTGATAACcgtcagtggactgaggaagagaAACTTGAACTTGAGAGGCAACTGATTTTAGCTACAGCAGAGCCACTGTGTCTGGACCCCTCTGTTGCTGTCACCTGTACAGCCAACAAACTGCTGTTTAATGAGCAGAAGATGATGACAGACTCCATGAGACACTGCTGCATGAGTCAGGGGTGGCCCTACGTAGAACAGACCGAGGAGCGGTATATGCGTCCAACTCCCCCGAATATTGCAACAGTGATGGCTTGGAGAAAACGAGCAGGCATCAGACTAGGTGACCGGTATGATCCGAATATTACTGAAGCAGGAAAGTGTGTAGAAACGTGGAAGAAGAGATCCTGTGGACTGGTGGCCCCAGCAGAAGTGGATGTGGATAAATATGCTGGAGGGGAGCCGTTTGTGCCCCGTTATTACTCAGAATCAGCAGCCTGCTCAACTTCTAAGATAAAACATggttatgtgtttgagtgtgaaGGGGGCAGTCAGCCACGGGAAACAAAGACAAGTATGACACAGACCTTTAGTGAGCCATTTTTCTCTACTGAAGTAAAACCACCAATAGAGGGCAGATGTGATAGCCAGATGTATCTTCCCCAAGTTGCAGAAACTAAATGTTTGCCTGGTTCTCCAGCTGGAGACAAGATTGAGTCTAGGAAGGTAAGACCCTTGGGTGTGCGCCAAGGGTCTGTCCGGAACAAGGCTGAGTGTCTAGGCAAAATGCCGCAGGGGCCCACTGACTCCATCTCTGTTTCCTCCCTAGGAAAGAAGGCTACATCCCATTTAGTGCCTTCTTCAAGCGTGGAGAGGAGAATTAAGGCCCCAGCTCCACTGTTCACACAGCCTTCCACTTCAGGACAGGGTTCTTCAGCAGGCAATCCTCCCCCTGTAGCAGTCAGAGGTAGGAAGCTTCCA is a genomic window of Meriones unguiculatus strain TT.TT164.6M chromosome X unlocalized genomic scaffold, Bangor_MerUng_6.1 ChrX_unordered_Scaffold_30, whole genome shotgun sequence containing:
- the LOC110541945 gene encoding transcription factor SPT20 homolog, translated to MEQTFADALERTDDIIETVQQHPPPLRPTPSGEKSLHEKLYDIYVEECGKEPEVEGLRSNVNLLEKLMKKEPLPCLVVNLYPENQGYSLMLKDKDGVLVEPFPVPYVGKKLLEYLDAEELPSLLIDILEKSPVNVFHHGCVIAEIRDYRQCRDNIYPPGELCAEPAVSPAESSAESSAAYQTRHVLLRPTMQSLVSDVESITSDNRQWTEEEKLELERQLILATAEPLCLDPSVAVTCTANKLLFNEQKMMTDSMRHCCMSQGWPYVEQTEERYMRPTPPNIATVMAWRKRAGIRLGDRYDPNITEAGKCVETWKKRSCGLVAPAEVDVDKYAGGEPFVPRYYSESAACSTSKIKHGYVFECEGGSQPRETKTSMTQTFSEPFFSTEVKPPIEGRCDSQMYLPQVAETKCLPGSPAGDKIESRKVRPLGVRQGSVRNKAECLGKMPQGPTDSISVSSLGKKATSHLVPSSSVERRIKAPAPLFTQPSTSGQGSSAGNPPPVAVRGRKLPRLAPFPISASLAPQTFWGVSSINPRPPAVQPSVSLLESSPAPQGPSSGAGQNVISLFGQAQRGPVLMTSSSHMLSFPTGAPTSTSTPTPTPTPTPTPTQTSCTAFLSPRSQMPSIHSRTSHHSVQTSVKLIVKNNSGPVTVRLSPGSVILHPQSQAQQQQQQQQPQPLPPPPWLQPQQPQQPQHQQPQQPQLYSQPEQQRKPLYVLIPKQQQPPRAPVPPQPVPPASSQGSGIQQWALSAQQARLFNFAESGRVCQPQATVVCQVGSTQQSSGQNLPSQGFEYPAARLEQLHARGQNVRLRFVPGIVTMPRAATQHGPQRPTGGQCRGTKRGGPPTAPDS